One Citrus sinensis cultivar Valencia sweet orange chromosome 5, DVS_A1.0, whole genome shotgun sequence genomic window, ACtagcttttattttattttatttttttctccgaAGGAGCATTAAACTGGTTGCCCTTAAATCTAAAAAGTTCTCAATGGAAACGGACTCTTGTCCATAATGTTCGAGTGTCGGTGGGTGGAAAAAGGGCGTTCCTGAACGCGCAAGAAAACTATCTAAGCATACTCACATGTTAATAATGGGCCGTCATCGGTAAGTAATCCTTTCGGTTGAATCAACAATCTAAATTCCAGGCCATGATGGATTAGCCCACGGCTACTCGGGTAGTTTCCATGAACTTTGGGTTCAAGTAAGTCcttgaaaaggaaaattttccaaaattcatgtgcaaaacaaaatcaactgTAAAAGAATTCACCAAGACtgtaaatcttttaatatatgaatgatGATCCCAATAATTGAGTCTCAATTATAAtgaatcatttatttattagatattgaagtttcaaattaataaaattaatatttaacattcaataaatgaatatCACATTAATTAGGAATTCAATTGTTGGAattcttaatatttaatattcttaaaagCACTTCTATTTTGGAATGCTAGGGaggggttaaaaaaaaaaaggccccCAAAACATGTACCGCTTCTCATTGAAAATATTGCTCATTGGCAAaaataggtaaagattattaattacctaaattaactgaaataagactaattgaaattaaaaacctTTTTATCCGTATGAGTAGGTTGTAAGACAAAGTCTCTTATATCACCCAAAAACCAACCAGCGGTCTAGCACCGAGTTaccaaattaacttaaaactaTCCCAAagcaaaagaatttaatagaccaaaaatcaatttaacaaAACTTGGAATGTTTAATGATAACAACTGGCCAACTCAAAAATGCCAATGATGAGAATACTCGGAACTCAATTATTTGAGGGGCCACAATCATGGAGCGTTGCGTAATTAATGCAAGCACGATACAGCTCTTTTTGTCGCAAAAATCTCCTTCTCATTGGACCTCATTGCAACATGTTCAATTCTTGAGCTCAAATCTGCTGTCAATCACAAGTGGAGAGGGAATGCCAATTATGTGAGACATAATGGTCGCGTATATTAATTCTCTTTAGAAGGCTTGCATTATCGtgagataaaaacaaaaaaaaaaaaatcatgatgAGGGGATGACTGGCTTGCTTCTAAATTATAGCATGACTTTCCAGCAAAACTTTacgttttgtttatttatcaATCACCTGTTTCGATTCAATATTATGTCTAACAAACCATGTGCGGTTTTGTTCTAATTACTCATATGCTCTGTCATTATGAACGTGCTAATAATCCCTgcagttttattttctttttaataaaatttgttacaAGAACGTGCAGTTAAAAACTTCACAATTAATTCGATCCCATATGATGCAAAGAGGGAAACAATGTGAATCAATCTTTAGCATGTCTGGTAATTACCAAGAATGagaatttacataattttaaagaatccGTTTTCTAGTGCAGATATTATAcgctttaaaatataaatttaaataattttaattaaatccttTATGTTctaaaaactttaaatgtagataTAGTGATCTAATTTGTTGAATGTACATGCGTTACAGGTTGACATAAGTTAAGTAAAAATGGATGCTTGTGATtgcctttttattattattattattatttcctaTTTTGTCGCGTGCATGATTTATTAAATGCACATGAGGGAATTACTTGCATTATCACCAAAGGAAAAGGAGATCATTTTActtcaaaataagaaagaagacGTTAAGCTTACCTAACAAGTTTagcaaaatgatttattattattttttaaatccgAAACTTTGATTAACATTGGAGATAATAATGCACTTGTTGTAGAGCGCGCACGCACACATATATTTGCCTTGATCGCAAttgttcaaaatattgttctagttttttaaaatcaatgtcaaaattaacataatctaaattaaaaaatggtcAAAAGTTAATTctatgctttaattatttttcatgtaatgaatctactaattaattattgtaaaccattcttttgatttaataggGAAATCAATttacagagaaaaaaaaaaaaaactatacaTCATTCAAGTTCTTCTATTCACATATGGAGACTAACTTTTCACAATTTCCATTTCTTTCTAGCGGATAGCACAGAGGAAAAAGAGatcaagtgtttttttttttttttttataaaaaagaagaagaagaagaagaagaagaagaagaagaagaagaagaaaggaagtacatccctttttttttgtttttgttttttgttttttggtctACTGTGTGAGCGTATTGAGCAGTGAAACCCTGGTGGTGATCAAACTTCTGAACACTTTCTCACTAGCAAATTCAATTTCACAAATGCAGTCCTCcaaattttgcattttcatCAAAACCACCTTCACTTGTTCATCTCCTTTCTTTCTGAAGCCCCACAAGCTATCAACACCGACCTGTTGAAACTCTTGAATGCCCTCTTCGAATTTTACTCTGTTGTCTTTCTTGCTCAGTCTCAAACCCATCCATGAAGATTTTCGCGGCGCAAAAGCCGTTGAAATCCCATTAAAAAGGGCAACCGTAACGAGCATTGTCACTCGAACAGCATCAGTGACGACACCGGCTAAATCAGAATCTACAACGGACGCCAGCATTGGTGGCGGTACCTGGTATTGGCCGATACACCGAATTGCACTGACAAGCTTAAGCATCTCTTTGGCCaatctttttcttgatttcaAATACGAAGCTATCTTTGCGTCGTCTTTTTTCCTTATAGCAACTTTGGCAGCAAACTGCTCTTCCTTGAGTGTCATAACAGATGTTTGGAAGATTCCAAAGACATCGACGAAGCGAAGAAAGTCTTCGAGAAGCGTCTCGACCCACTCGTGTTGATTGCGAAGAGAGTCTTGTGTTTGAGGAAGATGGAGAATTTCATGCAGAGAATCATGAACGTCTTTGAGACGGCTCAAGCCGTCACAAAGCCAAGATGATGTTCTGTTATCGGGTTTAGTAGACCAAGTCTTGAGCTCGCTGATCTCATCTTTGATCTGGGAAACCAAAGGGTGTGATCTGCACGGAAGACTGATGGATCTAATGTGATGAGACATGGGTGGACGGTTGGGATGTTTGTTAGGGAATGAAAGGGAGCGCCCGAAAACGCCTACCattttttgctattttaaTCTCAACTACAGTATTTTGCTTCAATTCGGTTTTCTTGACGATTGAATGAGAAAGAAATCAAGAGAGCTGGAGGGAGGAGGAGTAATGGGCGGGCGTGTGTTTACATACAGTATGCATATATATTCACACACACAATATAAAGGGAATATTTAAGTGGGAAGACAACTAAGGCGCACGAGGGGAGGAGACTGGATCCGCGAATAACTATAGCTGTTAACGCGGGCTTTAGACTTTAAATCATGTGGGTTTAGCGTTTACGCTTGCAAAAACTAGTCGTTTCTGTGTTCCTTTTCCTGTGGGGAGGAGACACCACGTGTTTTTGGCCGCTGGCTTTTCTTGATCAGCTGTAAAACTTTATGTCCAAACACCCAATTCAATTTGTGTCACTGCTCACTCACTAACCCATTTGTTAaaagatatataattaaactGATGAGGAGTTGGCGTTAATAATCTCAAATTTGTATTTGGAGAAAGTTCTTGTACATAcattctttttcattaaactTTTGTGATCATGTGTGTATTTACAAGTAATTTCATGATTAGTGGAGAAAGTATTCATGacaaaaatctaataaatccatgtgtaaatatatttgggattacccaaaattttcatatgttTACTGTTCATTCCCAATAGAATGAGAGAGTCGTGTTGGATGGAATGTGTATACCACCACATCATCCTATGCCTAGcttttcaataaattcttaCTACAAACAATCAACATGCATTTTTAAGTTAACACATcagtataaatattttgattgaaaAGAGGGAAATCGAGTCAAAAGCATTTGCATAGACTTTTGTTGCATAATTTGATTGCTAATTTTGTTTGCCCATGTTCAGTTGAAACGATTCGTTGAGTATGTTCGATCATATAATATGCCACAGGAATTATTCatcaaactaataattttattttgttcgtTATTGAAAAAATGATTCAAAATCATTCAATGCTTACTTTGCATCCGCTTGAACCTCACCATTTTGGTCATTATTAGGGGAACACCCATCGTTGGACTTGTGCTGTGCCTGTCGCCTTGGCTGGTGATAAAACGTGATGGGTGCGACTCAAAAAATTCTGGACAAGGCACTGAGCCATCTCCATCTCCATGCTTAGTTATTCCAACTTCCAAATTCATTCGTTTTTACCAAACTCCACCTAACTAATCATAGAGATTGAATACTCGAGTGTTTTCAGCTTGGCTGTCACAAATATGACAGTGAAAACTATACGGCCAAAGGCGCGTATAAAGATTTGAATTGTTAATGCAAGTTGATGATCGAATCAGCGGCTGGTTGTCAATATGCCAATCTCGAGCTCCTCACTGGAGATTATTGATACCCTGAAATTTTAAGAAGTCGAAGAGGATTACACGGAAagctaataattaataaccaCACGCGTAATCTCGAATTGAGTTAATTGGAACTTGAAATAAAGATTTATAGGCACCTTAGAATCTTTTACACCCCAAGTCTTCAAATGGAGCATctactttttttctcttctggCTCTCTCTCTTAGAGAAACAGAATGAGAGTGGAGAGTGAGTCTATAGGACTATTGTGGTCACTCACATAAGTTGGGTGTTTTGGTTCATGATTTTAtctccttttttctttcttcttcagctTTTAGCCGATCGTGAAAGTAAACAACGATATCTCAGTTTTCGGAAGCAAAATAGTTAAGCACTCTTAATGGACATTGATGAGCTGATTCGAAGGTGCCAAGAAATATCCTTGGAGGGTGAGAAGAGAGGTAGAGTGTCACTTAAAAGCAAAATGAAGATAGACAGGCCAAAAGATGGTGGACGGCTGTCTCCTGGCAGGGGCAGAGACAGCATATTGATTGACTGGGGGCTTACCCAACGgcgataaaaaaatataaaaagtaataaatatataaatttgaaagatttatcATACTTCAATATATGTTTACAATTGTCCTTTACGAGTTTTCATACATTGATAACGTTGCATTACAActtcattatcaatattattaaataagtcttTTTCTATGTAAACAATTAAACTATCATTCATCCATTGCTCTCCCATTCGGTTTCGTAACCGATTCTTCAAAATGTTCATGGCTGAAAATGCTCTCTCTACACTCGCAGTGGCAACATGTAAAGTCAATGCCAATGTTATTAACAAGTAAACTAATGGATATACATTATGTCTCTTAGTCTCGATCATCCGCTTTGCAAGATCACCAATATCCTTTAATTCTGAAAACTCACCACTAGTGCGCATATCCAAAATATATGTATCAAGTTGAATCTCAAGTGCCATGATATCAATTGTAGAGAACTCATTTGGATACAACTGAGCTAGCCGTAATAGCTTCTGCTTGTTGAAAGctgaaaataaatcatttggaGATAAACATGCTAAGCAAAGAAGCAACTCAGTGTTTGTCTCATTAAAACGAGAATTAAGCTCTTGAAGTTGCATATCTAAGACTGCATAATACAATTCAACACGATAACGATGCAAATTTGTGATTTCTTGAGCTTTACGTCGTGATCGCCCTCTATCCACAAACATATCATCCATATTAGGCACATCAATATCATGCTTCGCACAAAAAAAAGTAACTTCATCAATCAAAGAATTCCATCCACTTTGTCTCATTGTTTGAAGTTGTAGTTTACATAACCTAACTAAGTTCATAGCATTCACAATATCTTGATCTTTCCTCTGTAATGCTTGTGATAACTCATCTGTAGCCCCTAAAATATTcctcatcaaatgtaaacaGAACACAATTAAATGACAACATCAACTCTAGTAAATTCTTTGCTTCTCCTCTTTGCCCATATTTTGGTCCATCATCAATAATCATTTCCAATACACTAATTACTGCTGAAAACATGTTAATAATGCTCAATAATGTATTATAATGTGAACCCCAACGTGTATCACCACAACGTTTTAGAGTAGTCTCTTGGTTTAGGCCTTGCCCACTCGAGAGATCTCCAAGATTAAGTGCTTTAACAACTACATCAattcaacaaataattatatatgatttataaacaataaaataaaaagtaaataaagtgTTAACTTGTaccttaattttattgaatgaaGAAACGAGGGgttgtttgaaatttggagGAATAAATGAAATCACTTTCCACTTTGCTTTTGGAGATGTCGAAACAAGAAGATGATTAATGCAAATTCCACTGTCAGTCTGTCACTGCTGTTTTGCTTTTGGAGATGCCGAAACAAGAAGATGATTTAGGGATTTTAGATTTGCGTATTGGTGCAGGCAGTGGAATTGGAGAAGGTAccgaataataaaatattattaatgggTTTGTGGgctatttaaaaatttgattaatattaatatttgtggGCTTAATTTTAGTTTGCAAAGCCcatctctttttatttgttttaaaaacttaaagtATGTAATTATGTTTATGTGTTAGGGGtttgaatataaattagtGGGGGCTTaggaaaaatttattagaaattttttataaattaaattagttagtaaaggattttttttttcagtgggGACTTAAGTCCCCACTGGTCCTAAGCTGGATCCGCCACTGTCTCCTGGGAAAGGTGTTGTTGGCTAGAGAAATCAACATCGTGGGTCTCAAAGCATCCCTGCAACAGGTGGAGAACTCTAAGAGAAGTGCAGATTGAAGAAATGGGGGACAATATTTTCTTGTTCAAGTTCGGAACAGAAACAGATAAGAGGAACATTCTAGCAGGGGGGCCATGGCACTTTGATAGAGCTTTGATAGTGTTAGTTGAACCAAAAGGTATCGGGGAGATCAATAAACAAGTTTTCACTCATGTATCCTTCTGGGTCCAGA contains:
- the LOC102629660 gene encoding uncharacterized protein LOC102629660, translated to MVGVFGRSLSFPNKHPNRPPMSHHIRSISLPCRSHPLVSQIKDEISELKTWSTKPDNRTSSWLCDGLSRLKDVHDSLHEILHLPQTQDSLRNQHEWVETLLEDFLRFVDVFGIFQTSVMTLKEEQFAAKVAIRKKDDAKIASYLKSRKRLAKEMLKLVSAIRCIGQYQVPPPMLASVVDSDLAGVVTDAVRVTMLVTVALFNGISTAFAPRKSSWMGLRLSKKDNRVKFEEGIQEFQQVGVDSLWGFRKKGDEQVKVVLMKMQNLEDCICEIEFASEKVFRSLITTRVSLLNTLTQ